DNA from Nitrospira sp.:
CGGTCTGTAGTGGGTCGTTACAATGACCTGGCTGAAAGTCGCTGCTTCCTTGTGAAGCAGCTTCATAAATCGGTCTAAGTGAGGGCCATCGATGGAGGTCAGCACATCATCAAGCACGACGACTGTCTGGTCTGTTTTGAAAAACTTAGCCAAGGCGAGGAAGACGCATATCCCCAAAGTGTCGAGATGAGATTCACTATAGTACGCCTGAGGAGGTATTTCAGATGCGCTTTGGAAATGACCATCGAACTCTAATGATCCAATTGTATTGGGCTTAAGATAAAATCGAATCTTTCCTATGCCCTCATCAGGATGAATTTGCTCATAAAGATTCTCCACCTCATGGGAAATCTTTTCTAGGATCTCCTCGACGTAGTTCTTGCGCTCACCAGATGAGATATCATAAAGCTCCTGCAACTTCTTGTGCATCGCTTCCAGCGTCTGAGCCTTAGACTGTTTGGTCTTGTATGTGTCTACGTGCCCCTTAATGGCGTTATGGTGATTCACGGATTTCTGGGCAGCATCCTTTCTCAACTTGAGATGAGGTCTTGATGGGGCTGCTATGGTCCACAGCTTTCGAGCTTCGGCCTCGACGGCAGCAGATGGCTTCCCTTCAGACATTAACTGAGTAAAGCTATCCCAGGAGATTTTCATGTCAGTTACCTCGCTCAATTCGCTCTTTCGAAGAAGCTCAGCAAGCGTTCGCATTGTCCTGCAGAAATCATTCCCAGCTTTGCCGTAAACAGATATTTGTGATTCGACTTGCTTCTTGGCAGCAGCGACAGCCTCAACAAGCAATCTCAGATCTTCCATTTCACTGATGCGAAGGGTGAGTCGGCTCACTAACTCAGCTGCTTTGATCGAGTTCTCGCATACGGGGCATTCCGTCAATGACGGGCGTTTCCCGAGGTATAGCTTTGCCTCCTGTAGCAATTTCACCAGTTCTGAGTTTTGCTTCTTCTGGTCAGTTTCAGCTGCCTTCAGTTTGTCCTCCGCAACGGCAAGAGCCGTCTCTGCAGTGGACCTAGAGACAATTACGCCATCTAGCAAACCTACCGCAGACGCGGCTGTCAGAAATGCAGTCTCCAAGGACTCGATTTCGTGAATATCTGCTTTAAGCTTGGATATATCCTTCTTAGCCTCGGAGGCGGCCCATGATCGCGCATCTGTTCCAGGCTTCCCTTCCGCATTCCATAAGTCATTTAGAGAGTCGTTGGCCTGCCCAAATGCAAGAGAGCATTGATCGAACTCACTCTTCGTGAGCCTTACAGCCTCACGCAAAGCCCCCTCAGCCTTTTCAACCTTTGAGACAGTGATAAAAGTCTTCAGTTCTTCGAATCGTGCTTTGGGAATAGCTTCAATCAGTTTTAGTATCGTCTTGCGTCTTAGGACTTGCGCATCTGGGTAGCCTGAATCCGGAGAAACAATAGGCCCGTCGGTTCCTAAGGTAGCTACCCAGGTTCCCTTTCCCGCTGTGATCGTCACGCTAACATCGGACACGGATGAACCCAGCGAGGGGACATACTTCTTTGCCGACTGACCTAAACTGTAGTTTGAAAGCGAGCCATAGGAGCGATTGCACAGAAAGTCGAAGGCATCAGCAATGGTAGATTTCCCCGTGCCGTTCTCCCCAAAAATGAGTGCCACTGGTTTGGATGGGTCAAAATTCAACTCCACAGAAACGCTGGCCCCTCTGAAGCCAGCAAGTGCGATCTTGCTAATCTTCAAGGGGATGCTCCTCTCTCTTTCCTGACAGTTCGATCTCGACGAGAAGTTTCCAATCCTCTGTGGAAAAAGTTCCAGCAGATAGACCTTCCTGAACCTTACTGAGCGCACTTTCGGAGAGGAGCCCGGCCTTGCGCATCCGATCGACTACTCGGGAAGCTAGTTCTCCGTCTGGTTTAGCCATAATTTATGAAACTATGTCGTTCGGCCAGGTTAAGTCTCGCTGGGAATGTTTTTCTCTGTAGCAGGGGGATTCAGCGCGCGAAATTCGAGCCCTGCGATTTCCTGAATCGTCTTTCCCGCAATCCCCTGCAGATCCCCATACATTCCCGCCGTCGCTTGCATGACTCGATCAATCTGCTCTTCTCGCTTGGCCCATTGTTTGATGATGGCCTTCTTCTCTTTATCGAGATCCTCTTGCATAGAGGAGAACGCCTCGACGATTGCCTCGACCCGGTGACG
Protein-coding regions in this window:
- a CDS encoding AAA family ATPase; amino-acid sequence: MKISKIALAGFRGASVSVELNFDPSKPVALIFGENGTGKSTIADAFDFLCNRSYGSLSNYSLGQSAKKYVPSLGSSVSDVSVTITAGKGTWVATLGTDGPIVSPDSGYPDAQVLRRKTILKLIEAIPKARFEELKTFITVSKVEKAEGALREAVRLTKSEFDQCSLAFGQANDSLNDLWNAEGKPGTDARSWAASEAKKDISKLKADIHEIESLETAFLTAASAVGLLDGVIVSRSTAETALAVAEDKLKAAETDQKKQNSELVKLLQEAKLYLGKRPSLTECPVCENSIKAAELVSRLTLRISEMEDLRLLVEAVAAAKKQVESQISVYGKAGNDFCRTMRTLAELLRKSELSEVTDMKISWDSFTQLMSEGKPSAAVEAEARKLWTIAAPSRPHLKLRKDAAQKSVNHHNAIKGHVDTYKTKQSKAQTLEAMHKKLQELYDISSGERKNYVEEILEKISHEVENLYEQIHPDEGIGKIRFYLKPNTIGSLEFDGHFQSASEIPPQAYYSESHLDTLGICVFLALAKFFKTDQTVVVLDDVLTSIDGPHLDRFMKLLHKEAATFSQVIVTTHYRPWRDRYRWAKGPIANTQMIELGPWTLEKGLNIGEFLTAIVELRKSVSIGPFDRQVVASKAGIILESLLDFLTLKYRCSVPRNPSGEYTLGELAQGIDSKLAKELRSRKPPAKGEAKAETPLKPLIDTATENGWVRNTVGCHFNSLGSEVTDSEVRSFGNQVLGLADTLICPYCHTLPTKRPSGSFWQCGCRELELVPLVYPGAHPGTVDDEA